One Chitinophagaceae bacterium C216 genomic window carries:
- a CDS encoding TonB-dependent receptor P3 — MKRKTGICFLAKMHLHSLLQKVLLAIMLLTGGSMYAQFTNNQLSGKVINLAGEPLAGVTISIKETAQTVVADAEGNFTITASENNTLVINYVGYNPYESPIKNINSFTFILAPTGGALTDVVVMGYTSQKKASVTGSVTVVDLNNLQKTKSPDVIQALQGQVSGVMIQSSTGQPGDAIEIRIRGIGTIGNVDPLYIVDGVPTKNLTFLDPADIQSMSVLKDASATSIYGSRAANGVVIFTTKRGSKGKSNVVVDYYTGITRPSRLPKMLNAEQYLTVKDIAWHNTAGNDPAAISPYAALKASGNYANTNWLDELFTTGTSNKLNVSASGGSDKVQYYLSAGYYYANGIIIKKNDAFKRFNMRANINANITDRLSAGVNFQLINATQDKLSSSGDAPGIIRHALLRPPVISVYKDPSDPTYKASDPFTDLPFYAQNLAANGGRWNGAQNYFEFTANPIALVHYTDNKLKNFRNFGNAYLEYSFLPDKSLKLRSSYGGDIIFFHNKAFYPNFGDDDGGGGQYAGMGRQNRPNSLVELRSQVSTLVISNTLNYQKLLQDRHSLNVLLGHEYIKNKEDNLSGSRIDFDKDDPAFRFLDYGNTTTGLWNGGTQPNNWALMSFFASANYGLDNKYYLNGTLRADGSSKFGPNNKWAFFPSIAAAWVVSREDFMQSANWINNLKLRASWGVSGNQEIPNDAYQTVVSQVGGVVNIIRYGNPDLKWEATKQTDIGFDLDIFNNRLFISADYYHKRTEDILLAVPLPAVSVGVIQPTYVNAGVVTNKGFEAAILYRSNRQHAFRYEIGANVTTQKNIVNKLYEFVPNIIDNNSRTITLPGYAINSYYGLEFGGIYQNQSEIDNYLFSNTNGAKPGDIKFRDVNNDGQIDDNDRVVLGNNIPKLFYGFNFNASYKNFDLSFLFQGVQGVHRYNDLKQILNYDTRPFNSTTAVLDSWNGEGSTNTTPRLTFNDNGGSKISSIFVENASYLRLKNIELGYTFSVHKLNLNKCRVYLSGQNLLTFTKYSGLDPESTLLKDQGTYPQLKGFILGARFNF; from the coding sequence ATGAAACGAAAAACTGGAATCTGTTTTCTCGCAAAAATGCACCTGCATTCCCTGTTGCAAAAAGTATTATTAGCCATAATGCTTTTGACAGGAGGTTCAATGTATGCTCAGTTTACCAACAATCAGCTTAGTGGAAAAGTAATCAACCTTGCCGGCGAACCATTGGCCGGGGTTACCATTTCTATTAAAGAAACGGCTCAAACGGTGGTGGCCGATGCCGAAGGAAATTTCACTATTACAGCTAGCGAAAACAACACATTAGTTATCAATTATGTAGGATATAATCCTTACGAATCACCAATAAAAAACATCAATAGTTTCACTTTTATCTTAGCTCCTACCGGCGGAGCCCTTACCGATGTGGTAGTAATGGGGTATACATCGCAAAAAAAGGCCAGTGTAACGGGCTCCGTAACGGTTGTAGATCTTAACAATCTACAAAAAACCAAGTCTCCAGATGTAATCCAAGCCTTACAAGGTCAGGTATCCGGGGTAATGATTCAAAGTAGCACCGGACAGCCGGGAGATGCTATCGAAATCCGCATCCGCGGTATTGGAACCATAGGTAATGTAGATCCACTATATATTGTCGATGGCGTTCCTACCAAAAATCTCACATTTTTGGATCCCGCCGACATTCAAAGCATGTCGGTATTAAAAGATGCTTCGGCCACTTCCATTTATGGTTCAAGAGCGGCAAATGGTGTGGTAATCTTTACCACCAAAAGGGGTAGCAAAGGGAAAAGTAATGTAGTGGTAGACTATTATACAGGCATCACCCGTCCTTCTCGCTTGCCGAAAATGCTCAATGCCGAACAATATTTAACCGTAAAAGATATAGCTTGGCACAATACCGCCGGAAATGATCCTGCAGCTATCAGTCCTTATGCAGCATTAAAAGCATCAGGCAATTATGCTAATACCAACTGGCTAGATGAACTTTTCACTACCGGTACATCGAACAAACTGAACGTTTCGGCTAGTGGAGGCTCAGACAAAGTACAATACTACTTATCGGCAGGATACTATTATGCCAATGGTATCATTATAAAGAAAAACGACGCTTTCAAGCGTTTCAATATGCGCGCCAATATCAATGCTAACATAACCGATAGGTTAAGCGCAGGCGTCAATTTTCAGTTGATCAATGCTACACAAGATAAACTTTCATCCAGTGGCGATGCACCCGGTATCATCAGGCATGCTTTATTACGTCCACCGGTAATTTCTGTATATAAAGACCCATCTGATCCTACATATAAAGCATCAGATCCTTTTACCGATTTGCCTTTCTATGCACAAAATCTGGCTGCCAACGGTGGACGTTGGAATGGTGCGCAAAACTATTTTGAATTTACAGCCAACCCTATTGCTTTAGTACATTATACCGACAATAAACTCAAAAACTTTAGAAACTTCGGAAATGCATATCTGGAATACAGTTTTCTGCCTGACAAATCATTAAAACTGCGTTCTAGCTATGGCGGAGACATTATCTTCTTCCATAACAAAGCCTTCTATCCCAACTTCGGTGATGATGATGGGGGTGGCGGTCAATATGCCGGTATGGGACGTCAGAACAGACCTAACAGCTTGGTAGAATTAAGAAGTCAGGTAAGTACATTGGTTATCAGTAACACTTTAAACTATCAGAAACTACTACAAGACAGACACAGCTTGAATGTGCTGCTAGGTCACGAATACATCAAAAACAAAGAAGACAATTTAAGTGGTAGCAGAATCGACTTTGATAAGGATGATCCGGCATTCAGATTCTTAGACTACGGTAATACTACCACCGGCCTCTGGAACGGTGGTACACAACCCAATAACTGGGCGTTGATGTCTTTCTTTGCTTCGGCCAACTATGGTCTCGATAACAAATATTACCTGAACGGAACACTACGTGCTGATGGTTCTTCTAAGTTCGGACCTAACAATAAATGGGCGTTTTTCCCGTCTATTGCAGCAGCATGGGTAGTTTCGAGAGAAGACTTTATGCAATCTGCTAACTGGATCAACAACCTAAAGTTAAGAGCAAGCTGGGGTGTATCCGGTAATCAGGAAATTCCGAATGATGCTTACCAAACCGTAGTATCACAAGTGGGTGGAGTTGTCAATATCATCCGCTACGGCAACCCCGACTTGAAATGGGAAGCTACCAAGCAAACCGATATCGGTTTCGACTTAGACATCTTTAACAACCGACTCTTCATTTCAGCCGACTACTATCACAAACGTACTGAAGACATTTTGTTGGCAGTCCCGTTGCCGGCCGTATCAGTGGGTGTAATTCAGCCTACTTATGTAAATGCGGGAGTAGTCACTAACAAAGGTTTTGAAGCTGCCATATTATATCGCAGTAATAGACAGCATGCATTTAGATACGAAATAGGTGCCAATGTTACCACACAAAAGAATATCGTAAATAAACTTTACGAATTTGTACCCAATATTATCGACAATAACAGCAGAACCATTACATTACCCGGTTATGCAATTAACTCCTACTACGGACTGGAGTTTGGAGGTATCTATCAAAATCAAAGCGAAATCGACAACTATTTATTCAGCAACACCAACGGTGCTAAACCAGGCGACATCAAATTCAGAGATGTAAACAATGACGGACAAATCGACGATAACGACCGTGTGGTGCTGGGTAACAATATTCCTAAGCTGTTCTACGGTTTCAATTTCAATGCATCGTACAAAAATTTCGATCTTTCGTTCCTATTCCAAGGTGTACAAGGGGTGCATAGATACAATGATTTGAAACAAATATTGAACTATGACACACGTCCGTTCAACTCCACAACAGCTGTGCTGGATTCTTGGAACGGCGAAGGTTCCACTAATACTACGCCAAGATTGACCTTTAATGATAACGGGGGTAGCAAAATCTCCAGCATCTTTGTAGAAAACGCTTCTTATCTGCGTTTGAAAAACATAGAACTGGGCTACACTTTCAGCGTCCATAAACTTAATCTCAATAAGTGCCGTGTGTATCTCTCTGGACAAAATCTGCTCACCTTCACAAAATATAGTGGTCTGGACCCTGAATCTACTTTATTAAAAGATCAGGGGACCTATCCGCAATTGAAAGGATTTATTCTTGGAGCTAGATTCAATTTCTAA
- a CDS encoding SusD-like protein P2 gives MKRSYIYIGIITCMLTTSCKKQLTSESIGLLTQEQANTTPTQTTVETAVRSSYKMLANTLNILGEWDWAGGLVFQNDIVLSDIASDDMEKKWVSDGDQPWMDEINNFTFTASNGGPNGLWKYNYEGIKRLNIAIGHLTNPSIEQITGISTARKNQLLGESYFLRAYYYFSLVINFGDVPLITKTVESYQEAFDVAVRAPKEDVWNQIKTDLAAAKPLLPNTKYSSDTERWRVSKGAVIALQAKAALYTQQWNDVITYVKELEDTHFYDLNTNYFSSFNTEFTDNEVIFAYDHTSNEIPRNGNGYCAVIGWGFFAPSTDFLNSFEPNDPRKLYTVNTVTQNPNKLLGSLDGTNKGNDDAPNNKILIRYADVLLWKAEAYLETGDYANAIAYINKIRQRARNTITAEGNYAPAGTLPDRPSSTDKATVKNWLIAERRAELGFENHRFYDLRRWGIAKQVLNALGKNFQDHHYLYPIPQSEIDASAQTLKQNPKY, from the coding sequence ATGAAAAGAAGTTACATATATATAGGCATTATCACCTGCATGCTTACAACAAGTTGCAAAAAGCAACTTACATCAGAATCTATAGGTCTTCTAACACAGGAACAAGCTAATACCACTCCCACACAAACAACTGTAGAAACGGCAGTAAGATCTTCGTATAAGATGCTGGCCAATACCTTAAACATTTTAGGAGAGTGGGATTGGGCCGGCGGCTTGGTATTTCAAAACGATATAGTGTTGTCCGATATCGCCTCCGACGATATGGAGAAAAAATGGGTATCAGATGGAGACCAACCTTGGATGGACGAGATCAACAACTTTACCTTCACAGCATCTAATGGTGGTCCAAACGGATTGTGGAAATACAACTATGAAGGCATCAAAAGGCTGAACATTGCCATCGGACATTTGACCAATCCTTCCATAGAACAAATAACAGGAATTTCCACCGCCAGAAAAAACCAATTATTAGGTGAGAGCTATTTCTTAAGAGCCTACTACTATTTCTCTCTAGTGATCAATTTTGGAGACGTTCCGTTAATTACCAAAACCGTGGAGTCTTATCAGGAGGCTTTTGATGTGGCCGTACGCGCTCCGAAAGAAGATGTATGGAATCAGATCAAAACCGACTTAGCTGCCGCCAAACCGTTATTGCCAAATACTAAATACAGCTCCGACACAGAACGGTGGCGCGTTTCTAAAGGTGCCGTCATTGCACTACAAGCGAAAGCAGCCCTATATACCCAACAATGGAACGATGTGATCACTTATGTGAAAGAATTGGAGGATACGCACTTCTATGATTTAAACACAAATTACTTCAGCAGTTTTAATACTGAGTTTACCGACAATGAAGTGATTTTTGCATACGATCACACATCCAACGAAATACCCCGAAACGGCAACGGATACTGTGCCGTAATTGGTTGGGGGTTCTTTGCGCCTAGTACAGATTTCTTAAACTCTTTCGAGCCTAACGATCCCAGAAAACTCTACACTGTAAACACCGTTACTCAAAATCCTAATAAGCTATTAGGTTCATTAGACGGTACCAACAAAGGCAACGATGATGCCCCCAACAACAAAATCTTAATTCGGTATGCCGATGTGTTGCTTTGGAAAGCCGAGGCATATTTGGAAACCGGCGACTATGCCAACGCTATAGCGTACATTAATAAAATTCGTCAAAGAGCACGTAACACCATTACGGCAGAAGGGAATTACGCTCCGGCCGGTACATTACCCGACCGTCCTAGTTCTACCGATAAAGCAACCGTTAAAAATTGGCTGATTGCAGAAAGACGTGCCGAACTGGGATTCGAAAATCATCGCTTTTACGATTTGAGAAGATGGGGTATTGCAAAACAAGTATTGAATGCATTAGGCAAAAACTTTCAGGATCATCACTATTTATATCCCATTCCGCAAAGCGAAATAGATGCATCCGCACAAACACTAAAACAAAACCCTAAATATTAG
- a CDS encoding 4-O-beta-D-mannosyl-D-glucose phosphorylase has protein sequence MSDIAKRFAQNPLLKPSDLQPSIEGMKIACLLNPGVFTYDNKTWMLIRVAERPVQKEDTISFPILKETGTMEIIEIKKDDPELMADDPRVIRYKGSDYLTTLSHLRLVCSEDGVHFSQPENYPLLLGSGKWETFGIEDCRVSKLDDTYYLTYTAVSENGVAVGLRTTKNWKQFEQKGLIFPPHNKDCAIFEERINGKYYAFHRPSSVEIGGNYIWLASSPDGIHWGQHQCIVKTREGMWDSARVGAGAAPIKTKDGWLAIYHGANKEHVYCLGAFLLDLHNPGKVLARTEEPIMMPTEDYELHGFFGKVVFTNGHIAHDDEDTITVYYGAADEFICGARFSIQEICSYLK, from the coding sequence ATGAGCGACATCGCAAAGCGTTTTGCACAAAATCCGTTGTTAAAACCCTCGGATCTGCAACCCAGCATCGAAGGGATGAAAATTGCCTGTCTTTTAAATCCAGGTGTATTTACTTACGACAATAAAACCTGGATGCTGATTAGGGTAGCAGAGCGCCCTGTTCAAAAAGAGGATACCATCTCGTTTCCGATTCTAAAAGAAACCGGAACGATGGAGATCATCGAAATTAAAAAAGATGATCCGGAATTGATGGCCGATGATCCGCGAGTGATTCGATATAAAGGTTCTGATTATTTAACTACCCTCTCGCATTTGAGATTGGTATGCAGCGAAGATGGTGTGCATTTCTCACAACCCGAAAACTATCCTTTGTTATTAGGTTCTGGCAAATGGGAAACCTTCGGTATAGAAGACTGTAGAGTGAGCAAATTGGACGATACTTACTATCTCACTTACACCGCGGTTTCTGAAAATGGTGTGGCGGTGGGATTGCGTACCACAAAGAATTGGAAACAATTTGAACAAAAAGGATTGATTTTTCCGCCGCATAATAAAGACTGCGCCATATTCGAAGAGCGCATCAATGGAAAATACTATGCTTTTCATCGACCCAGCAGTGTAGAAATTGGCGGCAACTATATATGGTTAGCTTCTTCTCCAGATGGCATCCATTGGGGTCAACACCAATGCATCGTTAAAACACGCGAAGGCATGTGGGATTCGGCAAGAGTAGGTGCCGGTGCGGCTCCTATCAAGACTAAAGACGGATGGTTGGCCATTTATCATGGCGCCAATAAAGAACACGTGTATTGCCTCGGTGCTTTCTTATTGGATTTACACAACCCCGGAAAAGTATTGGCACGTACCGAAGAACCCATCATGATGCCCACCGAAGATTATGAACTGCATGGCTTTTTCGGAAAAGTGGTGTTTACCAACGGGCACATCGCTCACGACGATGAAGATACCATAACCGTTTACTATGGAGCTGCCGATGAGTTCATCTGCGGCGCTCGGTTTTCTATTCAAGAAATCTGCTCCTATTTAAAATGA
- the ileS gene encoding Isoleucine--tRNA ligase, giving the protein MSVKYHEFQGLNLPEIEKAILQKWTEQEAFEKSVSLREGATPFVFYEGPPSANGMPGIHHVISRTLKDLVCRYKTMRGYQVKRKGGWDTHGLPVELGVEKELGITKEDIGKKISVEEYNKKCREAVLRFKNQWDDLTRKMGYWVDLNDPYITFTNEYIETLWYLLKQLFNKGLLYKSVSIQPYSPAAGTGLSSHELNQPGTYKNVKDTSATVLFKAIKDGVLKEFEEDIYFMAWTTTPWTLPSNLGLTVGADIEYSLVASFNPYTQERQNVILATALLHKYFKPEGKDGNFEAYQKEDKIIPWKVLATFKGKDLEGLRYEQLMPFEANNLEAIRAITPDADPFKVVIGDFVTTEDGTGIVHTAPAFGADDYKVGQKNNLGIITLVDREGKFIDGVGEYSGRFVKNYKDDPNYVDVNVDISVDLKLKGRAFKVEKYEHSYPHCWRTDKPILYYPLDAWFIRTTALRDKMVELNKTIHWKPKSTGEGRFGNWLENMVDWNLSRSRFWGTPLPVWRTEDGEEAKCIGSIEELNAEIKKAAEVLGGDTNKKFLEEGLKDLHKPYVDEIILVSDSGKPMRREPDLIDVWFDSGAMPYAQWGLNYEKLRAGDPQPFNHPFENNFPADFICEGVDQTRGWFYTLHAIASLLYGSVAFKTVVSNGLVLDKNGNKMSKRLGNVVDPFDTIEKFGADATRWYLITNASPWDNLKFDINGIKEVQRKFFGTLYNTYQFFALYANVDGFTFKEPYMPLNERPEIDRWIISSLHSLVQNVTQAMDNYEPTQAGRLIEDFVDEQLSNWYVRLCRRRFWKGEYEADKISAYQTLYECLETVATLMAPIAPFFSDAIYQNLNEVTGRHPHQSVHHALFPTANTAFIDKELEERMQLAQDASSLILSLRKKVNIKVRQPLQKALIPVLNPAMKTQLEKVEDLIKSEVNVKEIAYLTETDGFIKKRIKPNFVLLGKKLGPKMKAVSAALAQFTQEDINQLERNGVYTLHLEGEAIDIKLEETEITSEDIPGWTVSSKGALTVALDITITPELQQEGDAREFINRIQKIRKDKGFELTDKIEVIVDANEALKSSLNRFKDYICAEILAENINFQPISGNDGIEIDVNDNILQTIVSKKG; this is encoded by the coding sequence ATGAGCGTAAAATACCATGAGTTCCAAGGGTTGAATTTACCCGAGATAGAGAAAGCAATCTTACAGAAATGGACAGAGCAGGAAGCCTTTGAAAAAAGCGTTTCCTTAAGAGAAGGGGCAACACCATTTGTTTTTTACGAAGGACCGCCCAGTGCTAATGGTATGCCCGGTATTCACCACGTAATTTCCCGAACTCTGAAAGACCTCGTATGCCGTTACAAAACCATGCGTGGTTATCAGGTAAAACGCAAAGGTGGATGGGATACGCACGGCCTGCCTGTAGAGTTGGGAGTGGAAAAAGAATTAGGCATTACCAAAGAAGATATTGGAAAGAAAATATCTGTAGAAGAATACAACAAAAAATGCCGCGAGGCAGTATTGCGTTTCAAAAATCAGTGGGACGACCTTACCCGCAAAATGGGATACTGGGTGGATTTGAACGACCCTTACATCACTTTTACCAATGAATACATCGAAACGCTATGGTATTTATTAAAACAACTATTTAATAAAGGATTACTTTACAAAAGTGTAAGTATTCAACCTTATTCTCCGGCAGCCGGAACAGGGTTAAGCTCGCACGAGCTGAATCAGCCCGGTACTTACAAAAATGTTAAAGACACCAGTGCTACAGTGCTCTTTAAGGCCATCAAAGATGGCGTGTTGAAAGAGTTTGAAGAAGATATCTACTTCATGGCCTGGACTACTACCCCTTGGACATTGCCTTCCAATTTGGGGTTGACCGTAGGTGCCGATATCGAGTACAGCTTGGTAGCCTCTTTCAATCCTTATACACAAGAGCGTCAAAATGTAATTCTAGCTACAGCGCTGCTCCACAAATACTTCAAACCCGAAGGAAAAGACGGCAATTTTGAAGCTTATCAAAAAGAAGATAAAATTATTCCCTGGAAAGTACTGGCAACCTTCAAAGGTAAGGACTTAGAAGGCCTGCGTTACGAACAACTCATGCCTTTTGAGGCTAATAACTTGGAAGCTATTCGCGCTATTACTCCTGATGCAGATCCCTTCAAAGTAGTAATAGGCGACTTCGTAACAACCGAAGACGGTACCGGTATTGTACACACAGCTCCAGCATTTGGTGCCGACGACTACAAAGTAGGACAGAAAAATAATCTAGGTATTATTACGCTCGTAGACCGCGAAGGAAAGTTTATTGACGGTGTAGGTGAGTACAGTGGCCGCTTTGTTAAGAACTATAAAGACGATCCGAACTACGTAGACGTAAATGTAGACATATCGGTAGATCTGAAACTAAAAGGTCGTGCCTTTAAAGTAGAAAAATACGAGCACAGCTATCCACATTGCTGGCGTACCGATAAACCTATTTTGTACTATCCTCTAGATGCTTGGTTTATTAGAACCACAGCACTTAGGGATAAAATGGTAGAACTAAACAAAACCATCCACTGGAAACCCAAATCTACAGGGGAAGGCCGTTTTGGCAACTGGTTGGAAAACATGGTGGATTGGAACCTAAGTCGCAGCCGTTTCTGGGGAACCCCGCTGCCCGTATGGCGTACTGAAGATGGTGAAGAAGCAAAATGCATCGGCTCCATAGAAGAGCTGAACGCAGAAATTAAAAAAGCTGCAGAAGTATTAGGGGGAGATACCAATAAAAAATTCCTTGAAGAAGGCCTTAAAGACCTACATAAACCCTATGTAGACGAAATTATACTGGTAAGCGACTCCGGCAAACCTATGCGCCGCGAACCGGACCTGATAGATGTTTGGTTTGATAGCGGAGCGATGCCCTATGCACAATGGGGACTCAACTACGAAAAGCTTAGGGCAGGAGATCCACAGCCTTTCAATCATCCTTTCGAAAACAACTTCCCTGCAGACTTTATCTGTGAGGGAGTAGACCAAACCAGAGGATGGTTCTACACATTGCATGCTATTGCATCGCTGCTGTATGGCAGTGTAGCATTCAAAACCGTCGTGAGCAACGGCTTGGTGCTGGATAAGAACGGCAATAAAATGAGTAAACGTCTGGGCAATGTGGTAGACCCCTTCGATACCATTGAAAAATTTGGCGCAGATGCTACGCGCTGGTATCTTATCACCAATGCATCCCCTTGGGATAATCTAAAATTTGATATCAACGGAATCAAAGAAGTACAGCGTAAATTCTTCGGTACTTTATACAATACTTATCAGTTCTTCGCTTTATATGCCAATGTAGACGGCTTTACCTTTAAAGAGCCTTATATGCCGTTAAACGAGCGCCCGGAAATCGACCGCTGGATTATTTCCTCGCTACATTCGCTCGTTCAAAACGTAACACAGGCGATGGACAATTACGAGCCCACACAGGCGGGTAGGTTGATTGAAGATTTTGTGGATGAACAGCTAAGCAACTGGTATGTGCGCCTGTGCCGGCGTCGTTTCTGGAAAGGAGAGTACGAAGCTGATAAAATTTCAGCTTATCAGACGTTGTATGAATGTCTGGAAACTGTAGCTACCTTGATGGCTCCTATCGCACCATTCTTCAGTGATGCTATTTACCAGAACCTCAATGAGGTTACCGGCCGTCATCCTCACCAATCGGTGCACCATGCGCTCTTCCCTACTGCCAATACCGCGTTCATTGATAAAGAATTAGAGGAAAGAATGCAACTGGCACAGGATGCCAGCTCACTCATTTTGTCGCTAAGAAAGAAAGTCAACATCAAGGTGCGTCAGCCTTTACAGAAAGCGCTCATTCCGGTACTTAATCCGGCAATGAAAACACAGCTGGAAAAGGTAGAAGACTTGATAAAATCCGAAGTAAACGTTAAAGAAATAGCGTATTTAACCGAAACCGACGGATTCATAAAGAAAAGAATTAAACCTAATTTTGTATTATTAGGTAAGAAACTTGGGCCTAAAATGAAAGCGGTTTCCGCGGCCCTAGCCCAATTCACCCAAGAAGATATCAACCAATTAGAACGAAATGGTGTTTATACCTTACATTTGGAAGGTGAGGCGATTGATATCAAATTAGAGGAAACGGAAATCACCAGTGAGGATATTCCGGGATGGACCGTATCCTCCAAGGGCGCTCTAACGGTTGCATTGGATATCACCATCACCCCCGAGCTACAACAAGAGGGTGATGCAAGGGAATTCATTAACCGTATTCAGAAGATACGCAAAGACAAAGGATTTGAGCTGACAGATAAAATAGAAGTGATTGTTGACGCAAATGAAGCACTAAAAAGTTCTTTAAACAGGTTTAAAGACTATATTTGCGCGGAAATATTGGCTGAAAATATTAATTTCCAGCCAATTTCGGGAAATGATGGTATAGAAATTGATGTGAATGATAACATTTTACAAACGATTGTTTCTAAAAAAGGGTAA
- the dksA gene encoding RNA polymerase-binding transcription factor DksA, whose product MATKKSTPAKKATPAKKQKKTVAKTTVKAVAKKTATKKSTATKAAAKKKTAPAKTKTAAAKKTAAKATPAKKAATKKQTTVKSTAAKAKAAPQKTATKKAEPKQAVKAAGSQSKTQQKTSPKKEQSTPTPVVPKLSTKSSVKYQPEFTKSILDTPKDEPVKPVVRYSDAELQEFKEIILKKLDAAKKELAYLQGLITRRDEGGDMDEGRYMTMEDGSVSMEREQLSQLASRQIQFIDHLEKALMRVENKTYGICRVTGNLIDKARLRAVPHATLSIEAKSMLNNNK is encoded by the coding sequence ATGGCTACAAAAAAAAGTACACCGGCAAAAAAAGCAACGCCGGCCAAAAAGCAGAAAAAAACTGTCGCTAAAACCACAGTAAAAGCAGTTGCTAAGAAAACAGCAACTAAGAAAAGTACTGCTACAAAAGCGGCAGCTAAGAAGAAAACAGCTCCAGCAAAAACAAAAACTGCTGCAGCTAAGAAAACTGCAGCGAAAGCGACTCCGGCAAAAAAAGCAGCAACTAAAAAACAAACAACAGTAAAAAGTACTGCTGCAAAAGCCAAAGCTGCACCTCAAAAAACAGCAACTAAAAAAGCAGAACCCAAACAAGCAGTAAAAGCTGCCGGTAGCCAATCAAAAACCCAACAAAAAACTAGCCCTAAAAAAGAACAATCTACCCCAACACCGGTAGTACCGAAACTTTCTACCAAAAGCTCGGTTAAATACCAACCGGAGTTTACAAAAAGTATTTTAGACACCCCTAAAGATGAACCAGTGAAACCAGTAGTGAGATATTCAGATGCGGAATTGCAAGAGTTTAAGGAAATTATTTTGAAAAAATTAGATGCGGCCAAAAAAGAGCTGGCTTATTTACAGGGGCTAATTACACGCCGTGACGAAGGAGGAGACATGGATGAAGGTCGTTATATGACTATGGAAGATGGTAGTGTAAGTATGGAACGCGAGCAGCTGAGCCAATTAGCCAGCCGCCAAATTCAGTTTATCGACCATTTGGAAAAAGCCTTAATGCGTGTAGAAAACAAAACCTACGGTATCTGTCGGGTTACAGGAAATCTTATCGACAAAGCCCGTTTGCGTGCCGTACCTCATGCCACATTGAGTATTGAGGCAAAATCAATGCTTAACAATAACAAATAA
- the acpP_1 gene encoding Acyl carrier protein has translation MSDIATRVKKIIVDKLGVDEAEVTNEASFTNDLGADSLDTVELIMEFEKEFNISIPDEQAETITTVGQAVSYLEEHAK, from the coding sequence ATGTCAGACATTGCAACAAGAGTTAAAAAAATCATCGTTGACAAATTAGGTGTTGACGAAGCAGAAGTAACTAACGAAGCGTCTTTTACCAATGACCTGGGCGCTGATTCTTTAGATACTGTTGAACTGATTATGGAATTTGAAAAAGAGTTTAATATTTCTATTCCCGACGAACAGGCTGAAACCATCACCACTGTTGGACAGGCTGTTTCATATTTAGAAGAACACGCTAAATAA